In Streptomyces sp. NBC_00414, a single window of DNA contains:
- a CDS encoding dihydrofolate reductase family protein → MSELLVDFITSLDGYASGEGWPGFWGLEGPEYLAWLGGQPEAAYLMGANTYRLMSGFAAGEVPHGQDEFRPEEEASVDELTQASKVVFSSSLKEPLAWANSTLVRDDAVEAVRVMKSSGSGLLTTIGSLSLCRSLLRAGLVDRFRVVMFPVITGATGEERIYDGYPDVALEMIEHRTFDGRIQLVEYKPRVLDHPPLGVPA, encoded by the coding sequence ATGTCGGAGCTTCTCGTCGACTTCATCACCTCCCTCGACGGCTATGCATCGGGAGAGGGGTGGCCCGGGTTCTGGGGCCTTGAGGGCCCGGAGTACCTCGCATGGCTCGGCGGGCAGCCCGAGGCCGCCTATCTGATGGGAGCGAACACCTACCGCCTGATGTCGGGCTTCGCCGCAGGCGAGGTCCCCCATGGCCAAGACGAGTTCAGGCCTGAAGAGGAGGCGTCCGTCGACGAGCTCACGCAGGCTTCCAAGGTGGTGTTCTCCTCCTCTCTCAAGGAGCCACTGGCGTGGGCCAACTCCACGCTCGTCCGCGACGACGCTGTCGAGGCGGTCCGCGTCATGAAGTCGAGTGGCTCAGGGCTCCTCACCACGATCGGCAGCCTCAGCCTGTGCCGGTCCCTGCTACGAGCCGGACTCGTCGACCGTTTTCGGGTCGTGATGTTCCCGGTGATCACCGGGGCCACCGGCGAAGAACGCATCTACGACGGTTATCCGGACGTTGCCCTCGAGATGATCGAGCACCGCACCTTCGACGGCCGCATCCAGCTGGTCGAGTACAAGCCCCGCGTGCTCGATCACCCGCCGCTCGGCGTCCCTGCTTGA
- a CDS encoding PaaI family thioesterase, with translation MSITPPITTDTIHHLVPFARYLGVTFSTIEPDRVVARLSESGDLATIGGGVHGGALMALADISAAVVAVLASGDPTAAPATMQSSTNFLRPVHGAATAEARIARLGRSTVVDVELTDPAGELCALVRQIVTVRPG, from the coding sequence ATGAGCATCACGCCGCCCATCACCACCGATACCATCCACCACCTCGTGCCCTTCGCCCGGTACCTGGGCGTCACCTTCTCAACGATCGAACCCGACCGCGTCGTCGCCCGCCTATCCGAGAGCGGCGACCTCGCCACGATCGGCGGCGGTGTGCACGGCGGCGCGCTGATGGCGCTTGCCGACATCAGCGCCGCCGTTGTGGCCGTCCTCGCGAGCGGTGATCCCACCGCTGCTCCCGCCACTATGCAGTCCTCGACCAACTTCCTTCGGCCCGTCCACGGCGCCGCAACGGCTGAAGCCCGTATTGCTCGCCTCGGAAGATCGACGGTCGTCGACGTGGAGCTGACCGACCCGGCTGGTGAGCTCTGCGCACTGGTGCGGCAGATCGTCACCGTCCGGCCCGGATGA
- a CDS encoding MerR family transcriptional regulator — protein MYSSLTPPRQVKIGDAAAFAGITPRAIRHYHEIGLLPEPERGGDGRRRYGYADMTRLLWIRKMADAGISLDDIRAAFGEARDEAGDEALDQAPDIESVLSRLEETLAAQETTIKRRRAAVQRLQAVGSPLGLLSELVTDRLSHLPPGALRPSDLDALLVTERIFGPLGAAIQASAFIVLTTHPDLRAEEDRLEAAEAALDDGVEPDDPRVEELAVQRCAHQMALNQAIEAAGLDAAEEKIFEIYDADLKGDEGTEMSAATAITKMPYDFSPARMRCVELAGRLFGEALADAHSADS, from the coding sequence ATGTACTCCTCCCTCACACCTCCCCGGCAGGTCAAGATCGGTGATGCCGCTGCGTTCGCCGGGATCACTCCACGCGCCATCCGCCACTACCACGAGATCGGTCTGCTGCCGGAACCCGAGCGCGGCGGAGACGGCCGCCGCCGCTACGGCTATGCCGACATGACCCGCCTGCTGTGGATCCGCAAGATGGCTGATGCCGGTATCAGCCTGGACGACATCCGGGCCGCCTTCGGCGAAGCCCGGGACGAAGCCGGAGACGAAGCCCTGGACCAAGCCCCGGATATCGAGTCGGTCCTGAGCAGACTGGAGGAAACCCTGGCGGCACAGGAAACCACCATCAAACGTCGGCGCGCGGCTGTCCAGCGCCTGCAGGCGGTGGGCAGCCCGCTGGGACTGCTCTCCGAACTGGTCACGGACCGGCTCAGCCACCTGCCCCCGGGCGCGTTGCGCCCCTCCGATCTGGACGCCCTGCTGGTCACAGAACGGATCTTCGGGCCGCTGGGCGCCGCCATCCAGGCCAGCGCATTCATCGTGCTGACCACCCACCCCGACCTGCGGGCCGAGGAGGACCGTCTTGAGGCGGCCGAGGCCGCCCTCGACGACGGCGTCGAACCCGACGACCCGCGCGTCGAAGAGCTCGCCGTACAGCGATGCGCTCACCAAATGGCCCTGAATCAGGCCATCGAGGCAGCTGGTCTCGACGCGGCCGAGGAGAAGATCTTCGAGATCTACGACGCCGACCTGAAAGGGGACGAGGGCACAGAGATGAGTGCCGCCACAGCGATCACCAAGATGCCTTACGACTTCTCTCCTGCCCGGATGCGCTGCGTGGAACTCGCCGGACGGCTCTTCGGCGAGGCCCTTGCCGACGCCCACTCCGCGGACAGCTGA